The DNA region CCGTGTCACCTGGGAAAGGGCTGCCGCCACAAGAACGTACCTGATCCGGAAGCTGGAGTTCCACGAAATTCCGGGAAGATGTAGGGTGTGTGTGGCTCCCTAACTTCAGGAAGCATAGCTAAGCCCCGCTGCCCCCAATAGGAggacgacatggatggaattcACATCGTGGCCTTCGCGGAGGAAGCTGATCCTGGTGAGGGAGGGATGCAGGTTTGGGTGGGGGGTGCCCGTGACGGGGAGACAGAGGTGCTTGTGAGAATGCAGGCTTCAGTGGGAGGCGTTCCTGGGAGTGCAGTGACCCAGGGGTGAGACACCAGCGACGATGGGAGGTGGGGAGCGCCCAGGACTCCTGCTGTGGCTGCGTCCCTTTCTTCCCTGTCCCACCTAACACTTCTTACTCGTGTTCCCTCCAAGATGGCTATGAGTTCTTGGAGACACTCAAGGCCGTGGCCCAAGATAACACAGAAAACCCTGATCTCAGCATCATCTGGATCGACCCTGACGACTTCCCCCTGGTGAGAGGCAGGGCTCTCCAAAGGCAGGGCCTGATGCGGTGGCCCTTTCTGAGAGGAGCTTCTTTCAGAGTTCCTGCCCCAACTCCCGGCCCGAGGACCTTGGGAGGTTACGTCTGGTGTTCAAGGGCCCCGTGGGCACGGAGGGCACCCTGAGAAGGGGGCACAGGATGGGAAGTAAATCGCACGGAACACAACACACACAATGCCCAAAGCAGAGACGCAGCAGGGAGTTCATGTTCCCAGGGCTGACTCCGTCTACAAAAAaacagagtggggggggggcaggtgggcacaTGAGCCCTGCAGGTGGGTCTACGCAATCATAGACTGAGAGCACGGAGAGTCCATGCCTCAGGGGACAGTTTCGTTCCCAGCTGGATCCCCAACACCTCACGCTCGTTGTTGAAAGAGCAACAGAATGAGGAGATACGTGAGGAACACTGACAATGACCAGGGACGACGACCTTAGTTTACAGGTGCAGAAGCTGAGGGTCACTGAgaagtgacctgcccaaagtcacaggtCACGCAGTAGCAGAGCTAGGATCAGAACACGGGTTCCTACCCGTGTTTTCCTGGGGAAAGAAGGGCCAGTGTCTTCAGCTGACCATCCCAATACTTTCATTTTGGGATTTTTACCTGCAACTGCTTACCTCTACCCCTTCCCTTCAGGCCCCCATCGTGGGTTCACAGTgaccttcctctgcccctgggcTGACCCTCTACACTCCCCCTCCTGGACGCACGCGTTCCTAGACGCTGTTACGTTACCGTGTGTGGTCTCTCTGCAGCTGGTGCCATACTGGGAGAAGACATTTGACATCGACCTGACAGCCCCGCAAATAGGAGTGGTCAATGTTACCGATGTGAGTTTCCTTCCCGCACGCCCCGCTGGCCCCAGCTCTGCTTCCCAGCCCCACCAGCTCTCCCTGCTCggctgcccgcccccccgcccccaccccagggtcagACGCGCCCAGTctcagggctgggcagagggagaggctcgGCCCACAGCACACACACCGCAGCTGGCTCCTCATCCCTCAAGGCCCGGTCCGCATCCTCTCCAGATCTCCCATGTGGAGTCAGGCCCCCTCCTTGGCGCCCCCAGAGCCCATTTGGCGTTGCGAACGGGACTTCAGCTCGGCTAGCCCTGCGTCCTGCTTGCCTCTCTGGCAGACtcagctctttgagggcagaaaTCGCACTCACACACGCAGGTGCTTCGGCCACGTCTGTGCCGGTGAAGGGAATAAGCCACAGTCTTTGCGTTCATACTGTTCTCAGTGCGGCTGGGGACGCAGGTATTCTGTTAACGACACTGCCAGATCTTATAAACTCGATCATAAAGAGACACATAAAATGCTAGGAAGCCACAGAAATCAAAGCAAATTCTGCTGAAGAGAATCAGAGAGAAGGGTTTCAAGGGAGTGGAACTGAAAGTGGGGACCGCACGGCCTGGAGCAGTCCGGACGCGCGCAGTTGATGACCAGTCGTTTCCAGACCGCTGGAAAAGTTAGTGCGGAAGGTCAAAAGTAGGAAAATGAGTATCaggttctggaaaaggcaagtcGTTTTTTATGCTTGCGAGACTAGAGACTTCTGCGGTCGGTGCTGGAAAAGCAGGTTATGAGAAGCTGAAGGGTGGCTGGCGTGACTCTCTGGCCACCGGCGGTTTCCCATCAAAGGCCAACCCAGCCATCCCTGTTCCCCCGTCACGGCTCCCACCTAGACCCTCCCCTGGACAGCGTCCCTGGCCCATGACaggtgaagggaagggaaggaggacagagggaaggacagagggagccCCGCGAGCGGGAGGACAGGTCTGAAGACCTGAGTCGGGCTAAGCTCCGGTCCCTGTGTGTGCTTCACCCCAGGCGGACAGCGTGTGGATGGAGATGGACGACGAGGAGGACCTGCCTTCCACAGAGGAGCTGGAGGACTGGCTGGAGGATGTGCTGGAGGGCGAGATCAACACAGAGGACGATGATGAGGAAGAGGACGAGGACGATGACTAGTCACTATGGCCGCCGCCTCCCAGCCCGCCCGCTCTCCACGTGCTCCCTCCCgtcccccatccctccctgggctcctccgGGAACACTGGGTCATCCTCCACCATAGGGAGGCCATATGCTGAGTGCTGAGACCCACTCGTCCCCACATGCCAGCCCAGCCGCCTCAGCCGGCTGTGTCCTGTCCCTCGGCGGCCCTGTTCCTACGATTTGTTTCCTCCACTGCCCGTGGTTCTTTTCTCCTCTGTTCCCTCCACCTGCACACACAGTTCCCCACACTCTCAAATCCTACATCCTTCTGGCGGCCCCGATCCCTGGCCAGGAGGAAGGGTGGGCCCTGCGTCTGgggcgcgctctctctctctctctctctgcaatcTCTTGTTAATGTATTTGGGTCAAATATCGAGAGGCCTCAATAAAGGATCTGGGGCAGCATGAGCAAGTGTCTGCTGCTGAGGTCTCACCCCCCACGGCAGCGGGGGAGGCAGCctgaggatgggggctgggggggcctTGTTAGGGCACTGTGATGGGGGGGCTCCCTCCAGGCAGTTACCCCAGAGAAGAGTGAACTATTTATCTGCTGCCAGTCCATAAGCTCTCCCCGCACACGTGGTGTTTGTCCGGCCCCACTGGTAGGTTCTGGGAGAACCGGGGAGTGCTGATTAGCCTCACTGGGAAGTCAAGACAAGCAACTAAACAATTGAAGACGAACACAAAGCAATACGTAATTAAGTGATTATGTGCTGCTTGATAGCACCCTCCCTGCAGCTGTTCTTTGAACCATCAGGACTGAACCCAAATATCACTTTCTTGGTGAGGCCTTCCCAGAGGTGGCCCACGGCGGTTCCCTCCTCTGGGGTCACGCTGCACCCTCTCCACCTCCAATCCAGTACTTCTCGGCTACCCTCCACCTGTAGCTACACGTCCATCTTCCCCAAGGGACTGCAGGCCCCTTGAAGGCAGGAGCCCAGGCTTCTCCTCTGtgcccccagggcctggtgcacaAAACGTGGCCCCTAACAAATGCCTGTTAACAGGAGGAACAAACGAACAGAAAGGGTCAGGAGAGAGAGGCCACATGTGCTCTGGTGGCTTCAAGAAGTGAGCACTTTCTAGGCCTTCAGTGAAGAACGGGGTTTGACGGGCCgaaggggacagggaagggatgTTTCAGTCAGTGGAGAGCATCAAAAGCACAGGTGGAATGTGGGTGTCATATTGGGGGTgctgaagagaggagagggacaagaagagaCCCTCAAGTGGCGGCCATGAGGATGGAGGGGCATCACAGGGTGTAGAGGGGTTTGAATTTAAtcctggggctgggaggaagggcagtgATGAGCGGGATGGGCAGAGGGCGGGGAGGATGGAGATAGCAGGTgtatgtggtgggggaggggcgacTCTCACTGTCAGAGCCCATCAGAAGTTGGGACAGCCTGAGCGGTGGCCTTGGGATGGAGAGAAGACACAGAGTTTTATATACCAGCGCCCCCCACCCTGAGCCCGGACCTGGGCTGCCCAGGTTCCTGGCAGGAAGGGCCTGCACTCTCCCCAGCACAGCCCAGGCCGGTGTTCGGGCCAGGGTGTCGGACGTCGTCGTGTGGGGAAGCCAAGGAACTGACCGCACCCGGAACTCAGAGGGGACGGTTGTCATGGGTCAGGTATGAAGGTGCTGCCGAGAGAGAAGGGGACTCCTAGGTGCAGGAGGCCTGAGGTGACATACGTCACCCTCCAGAGACAAACCAAGGAAGTGctcctggaggaggcagaagagcGTAGAGCAGAAACCAACGTGTGACCATTCGGTACTTGGTCTGATACGGGGGTGGGCCCTGGGCTCACACAGTACtaacggggggtgggggtgggggtgggggtggggcgggcgggGCTGACAGTCTAGCATGGGTCAGCGGAAGGCCCCAGACTAAACAGTCGCCCCTACGTTTCCAGCGCCCACCCAAGCCAGTCCTTAGACACTTAGGATTTCCAAGTCTCCGGAGAGCCCTGTCGGGTGGGCAGCAGCATCCCCATCTCAGCGCAGGGCCCCTGACAGTCAGAGGCTTTGACCTGCCCGGGGAAAGGGGCGGAGCCAGCGTGAAGCCCCTGCACCCTGGGCGGGAAGACGGGCGCCTGTCACCGTACAGAAGTCATTCCGTTTCTCTGAGTCTTGCAGATGGGCCTGTGACCTGGCTTTTGGTCCCACGACACAGAGCAAACGAGACAGACACACGGCAGAGGATGAGGTGGTTTTGCTCCCAGAGGGGGTCACAGGAGAGGTTGCTGAAGAGAAGGGGAAGCGGCAGGAGTCTGAGCCTCTTTGGGCGCAGTGTAGACCAAGAAAGGAGGGGCTCACCTGAGGCTTCGTGACGGGGTGTCTGCCCGGCCAGCACTGAGGGGAGGCCAGGGCCTTCCTGGCGTGCCACCGGATGCAGCTCGGACCTCTTCCCAGGGCCCGACTCTGCCACAGGGGAGGCAAGGGCCCTCAGGCGGGAGCCGGGGTGCAGACAGACGCTTCcccacttcttccttccctctttcagtCTGGCTGAGAATCTGGGGGAGGAAAGTCCCTGGGgtggagaggaagtgagagcTGCCATGCCAGGcctgggcagagaggcagagcgagGAGACAGCTAAGTGTGGCTTTGCAAGACGTCTATATTTGCATGCTGAGCTCACTTCTGCTCTCTTCCtccccagaaaataaaattacatcatggtggggggaaggcaggagggcGGTATATTTGGGAAAGGTGAGAGGAACCCAACAGGCCATCACCCCGAGGccgaggagagagaggagagcggATCTGGGCTCCAGGTCAAGGCAAGGAGGCCCCACGTGGCTTCCCGCCGGCATCCCTACGTCCACCCCGCCCTCCAGTGTGGATGAGTCCGAGCGGTCCTCCGGCCCTTCGCTACCGGTCCCCTGACCcagaaggggaggaaagaggtTTTTCCCAACACAAGTCAGCCAGCTAAGAGGATCAGAGGCCCAAGGCCCTCCAAAGGCCTAAACCCTCACTCCCCTGTGCTCCCCAGGGTCCCAGCTTTGGTGGTCACCGAAAGGTGGCCAGGACAGGAGCGGGGTCCCGCAGCccgggggtggcggggggagacTCCGGCAGCGGCCCTCGGCAGCCCACCCGCGAGCCTTCCagaacccccgccccccaccccgccccgcccccggcgctGACGTCACCGGCCGGCCGGGCGGGGCGCGCGCGGGGTTCGGGCTCGGGCTCGGCGGGCggaagcggcggcggcggcggcggcaggagCGGCGGGAGCCGAGGAGGAGGCTCCGGACGCTGCCCCAGGAACCGGGACGCCGGAGAGCCGCACCCTGAGCGCTCAGCCCGAGGAGGTGAGAGgcgggccggggggtggggggcgggcaggctcGGGGCCGGGCCGCGTCGGGGCGGCGAGCCGGGGCCGGAGGGGGCGTCCGCTGACCGGGGTGCGTGTGGCCCGGCCCGGGGTCTCGGCGGGAGCCCGCTTCCCGCGCGGCCGGCTCGgccaggctcccctcccctcccccgccccgccgcggCCCGCGGGCCAGGGCGGGGATCGGCGGGCgcgggccgggggccggggcggggggtggccaGGAGCTGGGCGTGGAGAGAGGGAGCCGACGTAAAAGCCCCGATTAATTGCATACACTCCATGTCGGAACTGACAGGGACACACACACCTACAAGAGACACGCCAGCACACACGGTGACACACACCCATGTGACTCTTACACACATCGCTTCGCATACAGCAAATCACAACCGTCCCCGCACTacacatccccctccccccactgcctccATGTGCCTCCTGGAGGCACATCTGTCCGCAGGACAGCTGAGTGGCGGCCCTGTCCCCGCCGCCACCCTGACTGTCTGGGCAGATTCTCCCAGCCCCGGACTTCTGGCTGCCCGTCTCTCCAACAGGAGAGCTGGGAGGAAATCCTGCTCTCACTCCAGGACGGGGACACAGGACCCGGAGTGACGGAGCCTGCCCGCTGCTCTGAAGCTGGCGGAGTGGGGAGGTCAGGGCTGCTGGGGGCCTCTCTCGCTGGGTCCACTGAGAGCCTCGGGTGCTGGGAGTGGCTGGTTTCTGCGGCCCAGAGTGGCCAAGGGACGGAGGAGGGGGTGgtagaaaaggagagggagaaaaagaatgagtATGAGTCAGCCAAGGATGGAGCCCaagtcggagagagagagaatgaggggaatGTGTGCGAGGGACAGCGACAGAGTCGGGAACGGGAGGAAGCGACACGGAGATGGTCAGAGGAGTGGGAAGAGGTCTGGGGGCTGGGCTGCACTGGCTCAGAGAGCGGCCGGCGGGGGTGAAAGCACGATGGGGTGAGACCGTGGGGAGTTCGGGAAACATGCTGAATCCGTGGGTTTTGTTTCTCGATGAGTCTGGCCCCCGGGCTGTCAGAGCGATTAGCTTTAATTGCTCTTCCCTTTGTGGCTAAGCACTCCATTGGGGAAATTGCCAGAGATGCCCCGGTTGCCTACTTCCTCACTTTCCTGACACCTGTGCCCGTCCTGTGTGCACGTAGCGTCATGCATGAAGAGGGCCACGGAGTCCCGTCCTGCCAGGCCATACCTTCACACAGACCCTCACGCCCACCAACCAACtcaggcccctccccaccaaagtGATGATCCCTTTACAGCAGGGAAGCTCACTCCTTCCTAATCGCTCAGTGGCCCTCGGTGTTCACATGGGGACACTGAATCACAGGCCCCAGAAGCCGTTGGCATTCAGGGCTGCCACCAAGTGAGATAGGATGAAAGCCCACCGacggaaaaggaggaagagagagactggagggagggggtggatgagggggagagatgggaaggaaacaaacaggaggaggagaggcccCACCAGCTGAGTGGTGAGCCCACTCGCCAGCAGGcagccctccctctctgccctgcctGACCCAGTGCCAGGATCTCCCGACGCCCCCACCTTGGGTCCATCTTTCTCCTCTTAGACTAAGCGCTGAAGGCTCAGCACCGTCTCTGTGCCCAGGGCCAACCCATCCTTCTTCTTGGACTGAGCTGAACATTTTGAGGCCCAGGTATCCTGCCTCCCCTCATTACCAGGCTGGCTGAGTCTTAGAGCCTCCTTCCTTTGTTAGAGAATAAAgacactccctgccccccacccaaagCTGAATGGAAGCTAAGAGAAGAAGTCAGCTGAGTGTGATATTAAGGGAATAATTAGGGACAAACTAGAGGACTGCTTGAACTTGGGGCCCAGGTAGAATTTAAAATGGGCACCCTGTGttctccccacccactcctctgcctctccttgaTCACCGTCCCACCCCAGAACCCAGGCAGCATGACCCCTCCTGCCCGTGCTGGGGCTTCCAGGTGCGCGCACCTGCCGTGGGCTGGGCCTCCCCTCAGCcgcaagcagaggggaggggtgcgTGGAGGGGCAGTGGCTCCTAATCCTCAGGGGAGAGGGGATGGTCAGGATGCACAGCAGGTCTGTGGTGCTCCCTCCTCCTGCACAGGTGGTTGTCCCGTTCGGGCTAGGCCTCTCGGAGGGCCCTGGggtctgctccttcctcccccagtgcCCATGGACCACCCGTCTTGCTCCCAGCTCCTACCCCCAAAGACCAGCCTGTGAGATCCTGacctgcccctcttccccagcaTCCTCAGCTGGTTCCACCTTTGTCAGGGCCCCACCTGGGGCCagctaggaaggaaggaaggaaggaaggtgtgAGGAAGCAGTGAGCAGAGCACAGAATGATCCGGGAGGGAAGGGGACTGACTTCCTGGCAGCCTCAGCTCCGGTCCCGGTTCCTGCCCTGGTATCCTGTCCCAAGAATGGCCTCCGCCCAGGCTGCCTGGTGTGTTCCCTGGGCAGCCTCGCACCGCTCCAGAGATCAGGAAGACTTTTCTGGGCTATGAGGGGAGGAGACTTCTTCATGGGCCAGAAGGAATTCTGAATCTCCGGGAGGAAAGGGACAGGGAGGGTGAAGGAGCCAAGCTCCACCACAACCACACCACCCCAGGGACGATGATTGATCGGTGAGACTCAAGAGCCGCCGCATAAGGAGATTCCACTTCCTTGTACCCCAAAATGCCCCAAGGAACTGGCCTTGCCCTGCAGCCACACCCAGGCCTGGGGAGCAGGATCCCTCCAGGGAGGGAGCAGCCAGGCTGCCTTGCCCCCGCTTCCTCAGGGGGCCCTACTCCACCGCTTCTGTCCCTTCTTACTCGCTCCCCATACCCCTCCCATCCAGTGGTGTCATTGTCCTGACCGGTGGGGGGGTGGCACCCAGAACTGAGGTTGCCATGGTAACCGCAGAGTCCCGGGCCCTCCCCCCAGGATCTCCTTTGcagcctccttccctttcccagccccagccctccctcgTTCTGCAGGGTCTCCTCacccttccccttttctctggATGTGAGCCTGTGATTACAGACCTTCCACATGCTTTCactgcttcacacacacacacacacacacacacacacacacacacacggagcacGTACTCGCACCACCACACGTCCAGTGCTGGCACGTACACATCCATGCCCAGAACATGCACACGCCCGCACAGATGCTCACCACTGCCTCTTCCCCATACCTGTGCCCACACCCAGGACGCAGCATCCACGCGCACAGCGCTGGCGACATTCCCACCCCCCGGTCCTCTTGGGGGCCTCCTTGCGTGGGCCTCATGCTCTCAGAAAGCTCCTACGCACCGCCCCCCAGCCTTTGTGGGTGGCTCACTCACACAGAttaatcccccccacccccccaagtcTGTGTTTTAGATTCAGAGCCCTAAACCTTAACTCCTTCcaggagatacacacacacatactttcctTCCCCAGGATCTAGTTACAATCTCTTCTTCCACGTGAAAACAGGACAGGATGACTCCTAATGCTGTCCCATTTTCCAGCTGAGGGCTTGGTCCCAGGTCTCCTCCCAGGGGCAGGGTCTTCTTGGGGGCAGCCTGCTACCCCTTCCTTTtaagctctccccacccccccattaaTTCCTCCTGCCTGGACCCCCTCCCCATCACACCCCTTTCCTGTCCCGGGATTatcagtggggtgggggctgggctctAGAGCCTGCTGCCGTGACCTAGATTTCAAGGCATTGACGGTTCCTGGTGCTGACAGTCCGAGAGCATTGTTCCTGGCCGAGGCTGGCAGGGCCACCGCTGGGCCCTTCTGTCTGCTTGCACCTGGGTGTGCAAGTGAGCGTGCCTGGGAGTGCCTGCTTCTTGTGGGGGTCCTGCTGGCCCTGCTGCCTGGCCCATTGTGTGTGTCACGGTGCCTGCCACCAAGGGAGGCTTGTTTGTTCTGGCCCAAATAGGGGGCTGGAATGGGGACTTCTGGGTCCATGCCTCCCTTACGATGCCatgcctctctgcctcagtttctctgcatctAGACCAGATGCCCCCTGCTCTCTGCTGCATTCCCAGCCCACTGTTGGGGTGATTTGTGGGCAGTCTCAGCCAAGTACAAGGTCATCTAGCCCCTTGCCCCGGCCCTTGGTCTAGCCACACAGCTTACGAtataatgtactttttaaaatgctttacttttctaattataaaaaaatatttcttcattgtGCGGGGGGGAGCCCCTTTTAAACTTACTACTAGAGCTTTACATTTTATCTCATCCAGAAAGTTCATCCTAAGGTTtgaccttccttcttccttagaCACACTTTCTACCTGGTGAGTGCAAGGAGGGCCTTGAatgttctctcccttcccacccgAAGACCTCCACGAGAGAGGGACGGGCTGGAGGCCCGTGAGGCCCAGCCTCACCCAGCCCCCTGTGGAGGCCGTCCCGAAGGTAGTGCCAGCCAGACGGTGACGGTGACGCAAGCAGGAGCGgcagcccctctcctgcccccctcccagagCTGCATCTAAaccccttcccctgccacccAGCCAGCCTGGGAACTGGGCAGGGGGCCAGAGCCGGCCGCTTGGTATTCTTGGGCGCGGGGGCTGTGGGCGCAGCACAAAGGCTAGGAGAGGGGGCTGCGTGGAGGCCCAGCGTCAATCAAGGGAGAAACCAGGCTCcgcagaggtggggggggggggggctcactgcttcccctccccgcccaccgGAGCCCTAAGGACTGAATACAGGGGGGCACGGAGGGGCCAGGGGACCATTAGACCAAGCACccaggcatttttccaaaatgaGTCATTAGTGAGGTGGTGGGGAGTTGGGAGTGAGGGTCCCCTTTGCTTCTGGGTTCGAATGGAAGCTAGAACACACGAGCTCCAACCTTCCAACCCCCTCCGGCCCCTTCTGAGCCGCTCACTGTCATAGCCAGGCAGCCTCTGCCTGATGCTTGTTTtggagtctttttctttctttctttctttctttctttcttttctttctttctctttctttctttctttctttcttttctgacagggggaggggctgcaggtgggTGGGGCGATTCTGGGGGGCCTTGGAGGCAGCGGGTGAGAGAGTCTGGAGCAGGTTGCTATGGTAACCGCCTCCTCAGTCAGGGGAGCTGTTGCCAGGGTTActgttggggaggggggtgaggagaaAAAGATGGGGGTAAGGAGGTGTGACTTGTCACTCTAGGCTGTAGCCTGGCCCCTAGCTTCTGcgtttcttcctttctcctcccaccGCCCTGAGGCCTTCCTTTCCCCCCCTCCAGCCCGGCCCTCGCCAGCCTCCCTGCTGGCCTCCGCCCTgcctcaccgccccccccactcCCGCCCGGCAGAGTGGAGGTGCTGGTGGGAGGTGCCAGTGAGTAAACCCTACCGGCACCTCCAGCTCAGCAGCCTCTTTGTTCCTCCCAACCCCAGTCATGGCCGAGTACGGGACCCTCCTCCAGGACCTGACCAACAACATCACCCTTGAAGATCTGGAGCAGCTCAAGTCGGCCTGCAAGGAGGACATCCCCAGTGAGAAGAGCGAGGAGATCACTACTGGCAGTGCCTGGTTCAGCTTCCTGGAGAGCCACAACAAGCTGGACAAAGGTGGGGGGCGGGCGGGTCCCCAGCCTCTCGGGCCCAGTCCGTTCAGCAAAGGGAAGCACACTGAGAGCAGCGGTCCTCACAGCCAACACGGTGCCCGGGCACCACTGTGTTACTGTGAGACGCGAGAGCATCGGTCTGTCACAGGACACTAAAATACGAGTTAAAAGTGATCGAAGTAAAACCACACGTTCTAACATTCTCCCATCCACGGCCAGAGACCGCTGCGCTGGGACAGGCTTGGGGCGGGGAGTTGGTCTATTAAGATGGCCCTGAAAGGCAAGTGGATTTCAAAGGCAGGGTCCAAAGGAGGGCACACTTGGCAAAGGACCAGAGTCACACAGGCAGGAGCGTCCAGTGTGTCCGGCAGAGCAAGGGAGCCCGCTTAGCTTGCCTGGGGGCCGAGTAAGTTTAGAAGTGGCTGGAAAGGTACGTTAAGGCTGTGCCATGGAGGGTCTTGAGGGCTGGGGTGTGAGCAGACGGGGTGAGCCGCCAGAGGGCCCTGggggtgagcagggagggaggctgaggtGGACACGGTCCCATTAGGAGGCACCTGCAGTAGTCCGAGGGGAGGAGCCGCGGAGGAAGGACTGAGGGCGTCCACGGTCTCCTAGAACTGGCCCAGCTGCGGAGCGCGTCCTTCTGGCCACACGCGTGCTTTGTCTAGAGACTGCACCCCTCCAGTCCCGCACGTGCTAGCAGGAAATTCTGACGCTGACTTGGAGAAAGAGTGGAAGGGACACAGGGTGGGTGTAGGGTATCAGGAAGGccaattcatttttctgttctcccCTGCCCACAACATGGGACCTTCTATTTAGCCTGAATCCCTCCTCCTCACTCCCGAAGTTGGGAACTTCACTGACCAACCACCTGCTCTTCCTGGGAACAGCCCTCTGTATTGTTGGTGTCTTAGCTTTCCGGTCCTGCTCAGGagctccttctcttcctgtgCTGCCCCTTCCGATAACCAGGTTCCAGAAGCCCGGTCTGGTAGGGCAGGGGAAGCCGGCCTCTACAGCCTGGCTGACCCTGTTTCCTGCCTTCCTCCAGACAACCTCTCCTACATTGAGCACATCTTTGAGATCTCCCGCCGCCCTGACCTACTCACCATGGTGGTGGACTACAGAACCCGTGTTCTGAAGATCTCGGAGGAGGATGAGCTGGACACCAAGCTAACCCGTATCCCCAGTGCCAAGAAGTACAAAGGTAGGAGCCCGTGTCTCTAACACGCACCTCTGCCCCCTCCCGTGGGTGATCCTTGGAGTGCGTGGGTTTGGGGCAAATGGAAGCGGACGTGGTGGGCCTGTCTCCCATGCCTTCCGTCCCTGGCACCTCCCTTTTTGCCCCCCAGACATTATCCGGCAGCCCTCTGAGGAAGAGATCATCAAATTGGCTCCGCCACCGAAGAAAGCCTGAgcgagggggaggagaggaggaaggttgGACCTTCAGTGGAccactcccttcccccagcctccaggggaggggcaagggcaaCCCCCCCAGTCTACCCACTTACTAACCTGGTCCTAACCCCCTTactgtgcgcgtgtgtgtgcgtgtgcgcacgcTCTGGCTGTCTGTCTATATGTCTAGCTCATCTAGTTCCTCCTCCTTGTGAGGGGATGGGGgtcaggctggggggggggggcttcgtTTCCCCACTTTAGGGGGAGGTGGGGGCTATTTCTATGCAAATAGAAATGGGCACATTCCTCCTACTGCCCTTTCCTCTATGGCTAAAGTGTGGGAGCAGAAAGGACCTGTATTTTCCTACACTGAGGAGCCAAGCTAGAGGGAAAGCATGGGGCGAGGTGGGTGCATCTAGTGAAAAGCAGTGGGAGGGAAGGTGGTCACCCAACCCCCACCTGGAAGGGGCAAAGAAAAGCCAGAGTTCCACGTCTGTACC from Neomonachus schauinslandi chromosome 6, ASM220157v2, whole genome shotgun sequence includes:
- the PEA15 gene encoding astrocytic phosphoprotein PEA-15 codes for the protein MAEYGTLLQDLTNNITLEDLEQLKSACKEDIPSEKSEEITTGSAWFSFLESHNKLDKDNLSYIEHIFEISRRPDLLTMVVDYRTRVLKISEEDELDTKLTRIPSAKKYKDIIRQPSEEEIIKLAPPPKKA